A genomic segment from Saprospiraceae bacterium encodes:
- a CDS encoding DUF1552 domain-containing protein, whose product MEKSWQISRRRMLKGIGACIALPFLEAMSPPALKANLPGFVAPPKRAAFLFAPNGVCPGKWSPKEVGCEFNLSPILQPLAGFQHDLLILQQLMNKNSISNLDGHYTKTANFLTSMEITRTIGANVNSGGVSIDQLIASQTEKETLFPSLVYGIDRISSGVDANVGFTRLYGSSISWKTPTTPCAKEIEPRFAFDRLFRTIVPRKDAKPENPWKKSILDAVGEDAKSLQQKIGIADQNKLAEYLESIRSVEMRLENKAQMKDFESGISPSIKKELEHLDIRIDDYIDLTAGVDITEKVRLMLDIMTLAFWSDASRVGTFMFGNSVSGRNFSFLEGVHANFHSLSHHQNDERRMIQYELINRWHIEQVAYFLNKLKAIPEGNGTLLDQSFVMFGSGLRDGNRHSPYNLPILVAGGAGGQLQGGQHLIFEENTPLANLYLTLGNIMGLKMDKFADSTGELAQIRV is encoded by the coding sequence ATGGAAAAATCTTGGCAAATCTCACGAAGGCGGATGCTCAAAGGAATAGGGGCTTGTATCGCCTTACCATTTTTGGAAGCAATGAGCCCGCCTGCGCTGAAGGCCAATCTTCCTGGCTTTGTTGCGCCCCCGAAACGCGCAGCCTTCTTATTTGCACCAAATGGTGTTTGTCCAGGCAAATGGTCTCCGAAAGAAGTCGGTTGTGAATTTAACCTCTCTCCAATTTTGCAACCATTAGCGGGTTTTCAGCATGATTTATTGATCCTGCAACAGCTAATGAATAAAAATTCCATCTCGAACCTAGACGGCCATTATACAAAAACGGCTAATTTTCTCACCTCTATGGAGATTACCCGTACCATCGGAGCCAATGTAAATAGTGGAGGGGTTTCCATCGATCAATTAATTGCCAGCCAAACAGAAAAAGAAACCCTGTTCCCTTCCCTGGTGTATGGCATTGACCGGATCAGTAGCGGAGTAGATGCCAATGTAGGTTTTACCCGTTTGTATGGATCCTCCATTTCCTGGAAAACCCCCACCACGCCTTGTGCCAAAGAAATCGAACCCCGTTTTGCTTTTGATCGCCTGTTTAGGACAATTGTCCCCAGGAAGGACGCAAAGCCGGAAAACCCCTGGAAAAAAAGTATCCTAGATGCCGTAGGCGAGGATGCCAAATCTTTGCAACAAAAGATTGGCATTGCAGATCAGAATAAGCTGGCGGAATACCTCGAATCCATCCGGTCGGTCGAGATGCGCCTGGAAAACAAGGCCCAAATGAAAGATTTTGAGTCTGGTATTAGTCCAAGCATCAAAAAAGAGTTGGAACACCTTGATATTCGCATTGATGATTACATAGACCTAACTGCAGGTGTAGATATTACCGAAAAAGTACGCCTTATGTTGGATATTATGACCTTAGCATTTTGGAGTGATGCCAGTCGGGTCGGTACGTTTATGTTCGGCAATTCCGTCAGTGGCCGCAACTTTTCCTTCCTGGAGGGTGTACATGCTAATTTCCATTCCCTTTCTCATCACCAAAACGACGAAAGGCGAATGATTCAATATGAATTAATCAATCGCTGGCATATCGAGCAGGTCGCCTACTTCCTCAACAAGTTAAAAGCCATCCCGGAGGGCAATGGTACTTTATTAGATCAATCCTTTGTGATGTTTGGCTCTGGTTTACGCGATGGAAACCGACATTCTCCCTATAATCTCCCAATTTTGGTGGCAGGGGGTGCGGGCGGACAACTCCAAGGTGGACAGCATTTAATTTTTGAAGAAAATACGCCTTTGGCCAATTTATACCTTACGCTTGGCAATATCATGGGCTTGAAAATGGATAAATTTGCTGATAGTACGGGAGAATTGGCCCAGATTAGGGTGTGA
- a CDS encoding DUF1592 domain-containing protein, producing the protein MFASYKCGFILLVCIVLSQFVVAQPEDPRQKHYAKHIRPIFRNHCNSCHNGEDNKAGINFESYDFIIKVVQDGELFHQVMDVVKSGTMPPDTRPPMSQADKDTLIHYVNGYLEQALAEKDPGIIPPRRLNNQEYKYAIEDLLGLELNVDSIFPADPSGGAGFDNQARTLYLSPLLVERYFETADYLLEERYKDHKTWRKWVPKYRRSLGAGIRNVWYQLRFGKDVSLERPTKVASKVLYPFATRAYRRFLSAEDKMRLNAFFGEVYSQSKGTPNRFDTSIKETLKLILISHHFLYRQESDPAIKDAYQVSNFELASRLSFFLWSSIPDEHLLNVAYREDLHSPAVLEREVVRMLKDPKAKRLGQQFAIQWLELKKLKDPAFQIDPTVFPEYTTALRDLMLKEVELFFNYVLLESENFLDLIDSDYTFLNKGLAAHYGMTGVQGDEMQKVQLTANQRGGVLGMAGVLTATSLPTRTSPVLRGKWVLEKVLGTPAPPPPADVPELEASHDSTQGVQTLAEMLEIHRADPACNGCHQAMDPIGLGLENFDAIGRWRVAYGDKLIIPDGVLKSGETFAGPADLRQILLTKKELFAKNFSKNMLSFALGRSLSFKDSPTITHLQDTLLQTEFNSTSFILELVKSFPFRYKKSDNADVPMKAAS; encoded by the coding sequence ATGTTTGCTTCCTACAAATGCGGGTTTATCCTTTTGGTTTGCATAGTGCTTTCCCAGTTTGTTGTGGCCCAACCCGAAGATCCGCGCCAAAAACATTATGCTAAACATATCCGCCCCATTTTCCGCAATCACTGCAATAGTTGTCACAACGGAGAAGACAACAAGGCCGGGATTAATTTCGAAAGTTATGATTTCATCATTAAGGTCGTCCAGGATGGAGAATTGTTTCACCAAGTGATGGATGTGGTAAAAAGCGGTACTATGCCGCCTGATACCCGCCCCCCCATGAGTCAGGCAGATAAGGATACCCTTATTCACTATGTAAATGGTTATCTCGAACAGGCATTGGCAGAAAAAGACCCTGGGATTATTCCCCCCAGGCGTTTGAACAACCAAGAATACAAATACGCGATCGAAGACCTCTTGGGTTTGGAGCTCAATGTGGATTCCATTTTCCCTGCCGACCCCTCTGGCGGCGCCGGTTTCGATAACCAGGCTCGAACGTTATATCTTTCGCCTTTACTCGTTGAACGTTATTTTGAAACGGCGGATTACCTGTTGGAGGAACGGTATAAGGACCATAAGACCTGGCGGAAATGGGTACCCAAATACCGACGGAGTTTGGGAGCGGGGATACGAAATGTATGGTACCAGCTTCGTTTTGGCAAAGACGTTTCTTTAGAAAGGCCAACTAAAGTGGCTTCCAAAGTCTTATACCCTTTTGCCACACGGGCCTATCGCCGATTTCTTAGCGCCGAAGACAAGATGAGGCTCAATGCATTTTTCGGGGAAGTCTATAGCCAATCCAAGGGCACCCCAAACCGATTTGATACAAGTATCAAAGAGACGTTAAAACTCATCCTCATCTCGCACCATTTTCTGTATCGCCAAGAATCCGACCCTGCTATTAAAGATGCTTATCAGGTCAGCAATTTTGAATTAGCATCCCGACTCTCTTTTTTCTTATGGTCCAGCATCCCGGATGAACACCTGCTCAATGTCGCCTATCGAGAAGACTTACATTCACCAGCGGTACTGGAACGCGAGGTAGTACGTATGCTCAAAGACCCAAAGGCTAAACGGTTGGGCCAGCAATTTGCCATACAATGGTTGGAATTAAAAAAGCTAAAGGACCCTGCCTTCCAGATCGATCCGACCGTTTTTCCTGAATATACCACCGCACTTCGGGACCTGATGTTGAAGGAGGTGGAGCTTTTTTTCAATTATGTCCTTTTAGAAAGCGAAAACTTTCTCGATTTGATAGATAGCGATTATACCTTTCTAAACAAAGGCCTGGCTGCTCATTATGGAATGACAGGGGTTCAGGGTGATGAAATGCAGAAAGTGCAATTGACCGCTAATCAGCGTGGTGGTGTGCTGGGCATGGCGGGCGTCTTGACAGCGACCTCGCTGCCTACCCGAACCAGCCCTGTGCTACGGGGTAAGTGGGTTTTAGAAAAAGTATTGGGCACACCTGCTCCCCCTCCTCCGGCCGATGTCCCTGAACTAGAAGCCAGTCATGATTCGACCCAGGGCGTGCAGACCTTAGCGGAAATGCTGGAAATACATCGAGCTGACCCTGCTTGCAATGGCTGCCACCAAGCGATGGACCCCATTGGTTTAGGTTTGGAAAATTTTGATGCTATCGGACGTTGGCGAGTAGCCTACGGCGATAAATTAATTATCCCTGATGGTGTTTTGAAAAGCGGGGAAACCTTTGCAGGACCGGCGGATTTGCGCCAGATATTACTGACAAAGAAAGAATTATTTGCTAAAAATTTCAGCAAAAACATGTTGTCTTTTGCCTTAGGTCGTTCTTTAAGTTTTAAGGATAGCCCCACCATAACCCATTTACAGGATACGCTCCTACAGACCGAATTTAATAGCACTAGCTTTATCTTGGAACTCGTCAAAAGCTTTCCTTTTCGATACAAGAAAAGCGACAATGCAGATGTACCGATGAAAGCAGCTAGTTGA
- a CDS encoding FAD-binding oxidoreductase, translated as MKTAIINALKEILAPEQILIEAAVQERSHHIWQMDIPLTAVAVVLPRSTEEVAGILRICHTLGQPVVVHGGMTNMVGSTETDASELVISMEKMANIEELDEKARTMTVQAGVILENIQTAAMEKGLLFPLNFGAKGSAQIGGAISTNAGGMRVVKYGMTRNLVLGIEAVLADGTIIHSMKKIIKDNSGYDLKQLFIGSEGTLGIVTKAILRLSEAPRSRNCAFAAFQTYEQVVAFLKYMDAGLAGTLSCFELIWNHAYRVMTNPQTMLKPPLPYDYPYYVLLESLGSNQEADQQQMQALLEEAIEKELILDAVMAFGASDLNWFFKIREDVQVMAAQCKYDQHFDISLPIPSIGAVLNDILEQLNALPGVEQVYAFGHVADGNIHLIIGKTEESTALKDQINNIVYSPLQALGGSVSAEHGIGLHKKHYLPLCRTKEEIHLMQQLKKAMDPKNILNRGKVVDV; from the coding sequence ATGAAAACAGCAATCATCAATGCGCTAAAAGAAATTTTGGCGCCCGAACAAATACTTATCGAAGCCGCGGTCCAGGAAAGGTCGCACCATATCTGGCAAATGGACATTCCTTTGACCGCAGTCGCCGTGGTGTTGCCTCGCAGCACGGAGGAGGTAGCCGGTATACTTCGCATCTGCCACACACTTGGGCAGCCAGTCGTGGTGCATGGCGGCATGACGAATATGGTTGGCAGCACGGAAACCGACGCAAGCGAACTGGTCATCTCAATGGAAAAAATGGCAAACATTGAGGAATTGGATGAAAAAGCCCGCACGATGACGGTACAGGCGGGGGTGATCCTGGAAAACATCCAAACCGCAGCAATGGAAAAAGGGCTCCTGTTCCCCTTGAATTTTGGCGCTAAAGGGTCTGCGCAAATTGGTGGCGCCATCTCCACCAATGCAGGAGGAATGCGGGTGGTAAAATACGGGATGACGCGCAACCTTGTATTGGGTATTGAGGCCGTTTTAGCCGATGGAACGATCATTCATTCCATGAAAAAAATTATCAAGGACAATTCTGGTTACGACCTGAAACAGCTATTTATCGGTTCGGAGGGGACCCTGGGCATCGTGACCAAGGCCATCTTAAGGCTTTCGGAAGCACCCCGGAGCAGAAATTGCGCTTTTGCGGCCTTTCAAACCTATGAGCAAGTGGTGGCCTTTCTCAAATACATGGATGCTGGTTTAGCTGGGACTTTAAGCTGTTTCGAACTGATTTGGAACCACGCCTATCGCGTGATGACCAACCCTCAAACGATGCTTAAGCCACCACTTCCATATGATTATCCGTATTATGTTCTGTTAGAAAGCCTGGGCAGCAACCAGGAGGCTGACCAACAACAAATGCAGGCTTTGTTGGAAGAGGCCATAGAAAAGGAACTCATTTTAGATGCAGTGATGGCCTTTGGTGCGTCTGACCTCAACTGGTTCTTCAAGATCAGGGAGGATGTACAGGTCATGGCAGCCCAATGTAAGTATGACCAACATTTTGATATTAGCCTTCCCATTCCTTCGATTGGAGCGGTGCTGAACGATATTTTGGAACAACTCAATGCCCTGCCAGGCGTGGAACAAGTCTATGCCTTTGGCCATGTAGCCGATGGCAATATTCACCTGATTATTGGAAAAACGGAGGAAAGTACGGCTTTAAAAGATCAAATCAACAACATTGTATACTCACCGCTGCAAGCCTTGGGTGGGTCTGTCTCTGCCGAACATGGCATCGGCCTACATAAAAAACATTATCTCCCCTTATGCCGGACAAAAGAAGAAATCCATTTGATGCAACAGCTTAAAAAAGCGATGGACCCGAAAAATATTTTAAACCGAGGAAAAGTTGTAGACGTCTAG
- the fucP gene encoding L-fucose:H+ symporter permease — MSLTKSSPVVPKELLLPFVLITSLFALWGFANDITNPMVSAFKKVLELNNTQASWVQMAFYGGYFTMALPAAIFAKRYSYKKGILLGLALYTIGALLFYPAAAYEEFIFFLLALYILTFGLAFLETTANPFILAMGPEETATQRLNLAQAFNPIGALAGLYAAQNFILGSLQSDDLDEQGNAIYDTLPEAAKATIRSADLMVIRNPYVILGLAVIGVFVLIAVVKMPENKEKDSGESIGSAIARIFKGAKFREGVMAQMFYVGAQIMCWTYIYQYAETLGIDNRSAVPYAMTALLIFLIGRWICTFLLKYINSGKLLMYLAFLAIVFTLGAIFIQGMMGLYSLVMISFCMSLMFPTIYGIALEGMGDDAKYGAAFLVMAIVGGAIMPVAQGMILDIGGSGYTDTKILGVPEVNFSFILPMFCFAVVASYGYRTYKVFNV, encoded by the coding sequence ATGAGCCTTACAAAATCTAGTCCTGTTGTTCCCAAAGAATTGCTATTGCCTTTTGTTTTAATTACGAGTCTTTTTGCGCTTTGGGGCTTCGCCAATGACATTACCAACCCCATGGTCTCTGCCTTTAAGAAAGTCTTGGAATTGAATAATACGCAGGCCTCTTGGGTACAGATGGCGTTTTATGGGGGGTATTTTACGATGGCCTTACCTGCTGCTATATTTGCCAAAAGATATTCCTACAAAAAGGGGATATTACTTGGCTTGGCTTTGTATACCATTGGTGCTTTATTGTTTTATCCGGCGGCGGCATATGAAGAGTTTATCTTTTTTCTGCTAGCCTTATATATCTTAACTTTTGGCCTGGCCTTTTTAGAAACAACCGCTAACCCTTTTATCTTGGCGATGGGACCTGAGGAAACGGCCACTCAACGGCTCAACCTGGCGCAGGCTTTTAATCCAATCGGCGCCTTGGCGGGCCTATATGCCGCCCAAAATTTCATATTGGGTTCTTTGCAATCAGATGACCTGGATGAACAGGGCAATGCCATTTATGATACTTTACCAGAAGCGGCCAAGGCTACGATTAGAAGTGCTGATTTGATGGTCATTAGAAATCCATATGTGATTTTAGGCTTGGCGGTTATTGGTGTATTTGTGCTTATTGCGGTGGTGAAAATGCCAGAAAACAAAGAAAAGGATAGTGGTGAAAGTATAGGCAGTGCCATTGCCCGGATCTTCAAAGGGGCAAAATTCAGAGAGGGGGTAATGGCGCAGATGTTTTATGTAGGTGCACAGATTATGTGTTGGACCTACATTTACCAATATGCGGAGACTTTGGGGATAGATAATCGCTCTGCTGTACCTTATGCCATGACCGCTTTACTGATTTTTCTAATCGGACGCTGGATTTGTACTTTTTTGTTAAAATATATCAATTCCGGCAAATTATTAATGTACCTGGCTTTTTTAGCAATCGTTTTCACCCTTGGGGCCATCTTTATACAAGGCATGATGGGTTTATATAGTCTGGTCATGATCTCCTTTTGTATGTCCTTGATGTTTCCTACGATTTACGGTATTGCCTTAGAGGGGATGGGCGATGATGCCAAGTATGGGGCTGCCTTTCTTGTGATGGCGATCGTGGGTGGTGCTATCATGCCGGTGGCACAAGGGATGATTTTGGATATTGGGGGTTCGGGGTATACGGATACTAAGATATTGGGTGTGCCTGAGGTGAATTTTTCTTTTATACTGCCAATGTTTTGCTTTGCGGTGGTGGCGTCTTATGGGTATCGGACGTATAAGGTTTTTAATGTTTAG
- a CDS encoding zinc ribbon domain-containing protein YjdM gives MSEEMKSCPNCKCPYGYSMTEVLFICPECSHEWNPDEKMDDNALIVLDSNGNELKNGDAVIVIKNLPVKGSPKPIKAGTKVKNIRLVDGDHNIDCKIDGFGSMALKSEFVKKA, from the coding sequence ATGTCGGAAGAAATGAAATCTTGCCCAAATTGTAAATGTCCTTATGGTTATTCAATGACAGAAGTACTTTTTATATGTCCTGAATGCAGTCATGAATGGAATCCAGATGAAAAGATGGATGACAATGCATTAATAGTTTTAGATTCGAACGGGAATGAGTTAAAGAATGGGGATGCTGTTATTGTGATCAAAAATTTGCCAGTTAAAGGTTCTCCAAAACCTATTAAGGCAGGAACGAAGGTAAAAAACATTCGTTTGGTAGATGGAGACCATAACATTGATTGTAAAATTGACGGCTTTGGTTCAATGGCTTTGAAATCAGAATTTGTTAAAAAGGCATAA
- a CDS encoding RNase H family protein: MKTQWLFTDGSVNTASKIGYGAYLLVPDLTLSLDSLKPGIKLKRFEQTSSSKLELQTLLWALKEVQAYDAKFIVYTDSQNIIGLPGRRERLVRSNYYTKNHKRLRHFELYQAFYQISDQLNIAFVKISGHKAAGQKDQIDQIFALVDQASRAALRGFS; encoded by the coding sequence ATGAAAACGCAATGGCTCTTTACGGATGGAAGTGTAAATACCGCCTCAAAAATCGGGTACGGCGCCTACCTCTTAGTCCCTGACCTAACGCTGTCGCTAGATTCCCTAAAACCAGGTATAAAATTAAAGCGGTTCGAGCAAACTTCCTCTTCAAAACTGGAACTGCAAACTTTATTATGGGCGTTGAAGGAAGTTCAGGCATATGATGCTAAATTCATTGTATATACCGATTCTCAAAACATCATTGGTCTCCCAGGAAGGCGAGAACGCTTAGTGCGCAGTAACTACTATACTAAAAATCATAAGCGCCTTCGTCATTTTGAGTTGTACCAAGCCTTCTACCAAATAAGTGACCAATTGAATATTGCGTTTGTGAAAATAAGTGGGCATAAAGCTGCTGGCCAAAAGGACCAAATAGACCAAATTTTCGCATTGGTTGACCAGGCTTCTCGCGCTGCATTACGAGGGTTTAGTTGA
- a CDS encoding metallophosphoesterase family protein, which yields MQIKDIGKMEGPILVFGGVYSNFQALEAMYEKATQLGLAPTQIICTGDIIGYCAQPEACIQFIKKWGIHAIAGNVELSIREEEEDCGCNFNEGSRCDLFSKQWFPFAQAALSLDSRKWIASLPTFLRFSFKEKQVLVLHGSYFNTSEFIFQSTNWPIKERNFAATSAEVICAGHCGLPFIDAKEGKTWFNSGVIGMPANDGTPRVWYGKLSARGGGLHFEICTLTYDHALAAQKMQENPLPLSYAKTLVNGIWDNCEILPESETKNQGKQLVEETFNHYQS from the coding sequence GTGCAAATTAAGGATATTGGAAAAATGGAAGGTCCCATTTTGGTGTTTGGCGGCGTATACTCCAATTTTCAGGCCTTGGAGGCCATGTATGAAAAAGCCACGCAGCTGGGGCTTGCGCCTACTCAAATCATCTGTACCGGTGATATCATTGGCTATTGTGCGCAACCAGAAGCCTGTATTCAATTTATAAAAAAATGGGGCATCCATGCCATTGCTGGCAATGTGGAGTTGAGCATCCGTGAAGAAGAGGAAGACTGTGGGTGCAATTTTAATGAAGGAAGTCGCTGTGATCTTTTCTCCAAGCAATGGTTTCCCTTTGCCCAGGCTGCGCTTAGTCTGGATTCCCGAAAATGGATAGCATCGTTGCCAACATTCCTTCGATTTTCATTCAAAGAAAAACAGGTATTGGTTTTGCATGGCTCTTATTTCAACACTTCCGAGTTTATCTTCCAGTCGACCAACTGGCCTATCAAAGAAAGGAATTTTGCCGCTACTTCCGCAGAAGTCATTTGTGCAGGGCATTGTGGCTTGCCCTTTATTGATGCGAAGGAGGGGAAAACGTGGTTCAATTCTGGCGTCATCGGGATGCCCGCCAACGACGGAACCCCTCGGGTTTGGTATGGCAAACTAAGTGCCAGGGGAGGTGGATTACATTTTGAAATTTGTACCTTGACCTATGATCATGCGCTGGCTGCGCAAAAAATGCAGGAAAATCCTTTACCACTTTCCTATGCTAAAACCCTGGTAAATGGCATTTGGGACAATTGCGAGATATTGCCCGAATCAGAGACTAAAAATCAGGGCAAACAGCTTGTTGAGGAAACATTTAACCACTACCAGTCATGA
- a CDS encoding sodium:solute symporter, producing MTLDYTLLQWLLVIGSSLALFWIAPNAKSVNDFFKGSRKDRSPNFWLLTSSLVISWLFAKSITNAANLGLSFGIVGGLAYAAYYLSFVVAGIVIYQLRSKGGFKSIHHFLETKYGFGAIALFSLLIGIRLFNEVWSNTIVIGSYFGEVGTKPYYSAILVFTFLTLAYSIKGGMSSSILTDLIQMVLFGLILVVLLVIIIPKTDGGAMRYVKTGVWSWGMGLNLLWVAIIQSLSYPFHDPVMTDRGFIADKTTTLRSFIAAFGIGAICILLFSFIGIYGQLEGVEGQAAVGVAKLLGVPMMLLINFIMITSAASTLDSTFSSFSKLIHLDLKKEGNPSLSGGRKSMIIITILGTIPVFLKPEILTATTVSGTMVIGLAPVFLFWFLDAPKFSFYGAVGAGLGMGVVVALGLYPTSWHFTGGKYADLLSANIIGSLACFFMFFIPYFMTKMKTSAN from the coding sequence ATGACACTAGATTATACCCTACTGCAATGGCTTTTGGTTATTGGCTCCAGTCTGGCCCTCTTCTGGATCGCCCCAAATGCCAAGTCGGTCAACGACTTTTTTAAAGGCAGTAGAAAAGACCGCAGCCCAAATTTCTGGTTACTCACCAGCAGCCTGGTCATATCATGGCTTTTTGCAAAATCCATCACCAATGCGGCCAATTTGGGTCTGTCATTTGGGATCGTCGGGGGACTGGCTTATGCTGCTTATTATCTCTCTTTTGTGGTGGCTGGGATCGTTATTTACCAACTTCGATCAAAGGGAGGGTTCAAAAGCATTCATCATTTCCTGGAAACTAAATATGGATTTGGGGCCATTGCCCTGTTTTCTTTGCTGATTGGCATCCGCTTGTTTAATGAGGTCTGGTCGAATACCATCGTTATTGGAAGTTATTTCGGGGAAGTGGGAACTAAGCCCTATTATAGCGCTATTTTGGTGTTTACTTTTTTGACCCTGGCCTATTCGATCAAAGGCGGAATGAGTAGTTCTATCCTGACAGATTTGATCCAAATGGTGTTATTTGGTTTAATCCTCGTGGTCTTGTTGGTAATCATTATTCCCAAAACAGATGGAGGAGCCATGCGATATGTCAAGACAGGGGTGTGGTCCTGGGGCATGGGTCTAAACCTGCTATGGGTGGCCATTATCCAGTCACTGAGTTATCCTTTTCACGATCCGGTCATGACGGACCGCGGGTTTATCGCAGATAAAACGACGACCTTAAGGAGTTTTATAGCCGCTTTTGGTATAGGGGCCATTTGTATTTTATTATTTAGTTTTATTGGTATTTATGGGCAATTGGAGGGCGTCGAAGGGCAGGCTGCGGTTGGCGTGGCCAAGCTGCTGGGCGTCCCCATGATGCTGCTGATAAACTTCATCATGATTACCTCTGCGGCTTCTACCTTGGATTCTACCTTTAGCTCTTTTTCAAAATTGATTCACCTGGATCTCAAAAAAGAAGGGAATCCTTCGCTGTCCGGCGGCCGAAAATCGATGATTATTATCACTATTTTGGGCACCATCCCCGTCTTTTTAAAGCCTGAAATACTTACGGCGACCACCGTCAGTGGAACAATGGTGATCGGTCTGGCGCCAGTGTTCCTGTTTTGGTTTTTGGACGCCCCAAAATTTTCTTTTTATGGGGCCGTGGGGGCTGGGTTAGGTATGGGAGTGGTCGTCGCCTTGGGGCTTTATCCGACCTCATGGCACTTTACCGGTGGAAAATATGCAGACCTGTTAAGTGCAAATATAATCGGTTCCTTGGCCTGTTTTTTTATGTTTTTTATTCCTTATTTTATGACAAAAATGAAAACAAGTGCAAATTAA
- a CDS encoding SusD/RagB family nutrient-binding outer membrane lipoprotein, with amino-acid sequence MTRYHIKVRFLLIPLLLLGSCTKDFEEINTNPTAPNQVEPSLLLRQVLWNAMEEISYEGFVAGNLLGQYFTAIDFNLFDRHSLTEPQFGGNLWPILYRNLRDNQIILDQSQKVATYAVYEGPARIMKAYLSAMLTDLYGDLPYSEALRGPDGLITPTYDPQEMIYLGEEGILDNLNKAVEAIGSYKGAQALGGDILFNGNLAAWIRFANSLRIKYLMRISDQKDVSQQIQQLYQEGAFIQSNTQNASFDFSASQPNNFRMANLRTGDFNLFIMSATAQEIFGSLNDPRVAVFYRPTERFPDEYRGLLNGPDAANLSISVADFSLAGTIFREQTDRLDGTYMSAWETYFLLAEAAQKGWLAEDPKILYDQAVGLAFAYWGVAMPANYLNEGPAAFGSNAQDGLAQIITQKWIASSTNGYEGWIEYRRTGFPALKTIAASLNDNLIPVRMPYPTDEAALNLEHFAKAAAETNGNSINYPVWWDNK; translated from the coding sequence ATGACCAGATACCATATCAAAGTACGCTTCTTATTGATCCCTTTGCTACTGCTGGGTTCTTGCACCAAAGATTTTGAAGAGATAAACACCAATCCAACTGCTCCCAACCAGGTAGAACCGTCCTTGTTATTGCGACAAGTACTATGGAATGCCATGGAAGAAATCTCCTATGAAGGATTTGTAGCCGGGAACCTTTTAGGGCAATATTTTACAGCTATAGATTTTAATTTATTCGATCGGCACAGCCTAACAGAGCCGCAGTTTGGCGGCAATCTCTGGCCGATTTTATATAGAAATCTAAGAGACAACCAAATCATCTTGGATCAATCCCAAAAGGTTGCCACCTATGCTGTTTACGAAGGTCCAGCCAGGATTATGAAAGCCTATCTCTCTGCTATGCTGACCGATTTGTACGGAGACCTCCCCTATTCCGAGGCACTCCGGGGTCCGGATGGCTTGATTACACCAACATATGATCCTCAAGAGATGATTTATCTGGGTGAAGAAGGCATCTTGGATAACTTAAATAAGGCAGTGGAAGCCATTGGGAGTTATAAAGGTGCACAAGCACTAGGTGGAGATATTTTATTTAATGGAAACTTGGCGGCCTGGATAAGGTTTGCCAATTCATTGCGCATCAAATACCTGATGCGGATATCAGACCAAAAGGACGTCAGCCAACAAATACAGCAGCTTTACCAGGAAGGAGCCTTTATCCAAAGTAATACGCAAAATGCCTCTTTTGATTTTTCAGCCTCACAGCCCAATAACTTCCGAATGGCCAACTTGCGAACTGGCGATTTCAATTTGTTCATCATGTCGGCGACAGCCCAGGAGATTTTTGGCAGTTTAAACGACCCCAGGGTAGCGGTCTTTTATAGGCCAACCGAGCGCTTTCCGGACGAATACCGGGGGCTGCTCAATGGCCCGGATGCGGCCAATTTGTCTATCTCAGTTGCCGATTTCTCTCTCGCAGGCACGATTTTCCGAGAGCAAACAGATCGATTGGATGGCACCTATATGTCGGCTTGGGAAACCTATTTTCTCCTGGCTGAGGCGGCCCAGAAAGGATGGCTAGCGGAAGATCCAAAAATTCTATATGATCAAGCGGTTGGTTTAGCCTTTGCGTATTGGGGCGTGGCAATGCCTGCCAATTACCTGAATGAAGGGCCTGCCGCCTTTGGAAGCAATGCCCAAGATGGCTTAGCTCAGATTATAACGCAAAAATGGATAGCCAGCAGTACCAATGGGTACGAAGGCTGGATAGAATACAGACGTACTGGGTTTCCTGCATTAAAAACGATTGCCGCAAGTTTAAACGACAACCTTATTCCTGTCAGAATGCCTTACCCAACAGATGAGGCGGCTTTGAACCTTGAGCATTTTGCGAAAGCGGCAGCAGAAACCAATGGTAATAGTATCAATTACCCCGTTTGGTGGGATAATAAATAA